In Rattus norvegicus strain BN/NHsdMcwi chromosome 1, GRCr8, whole genome shotgun sequence, a genomic segment contains:
- the Zfp329 gene encoding zinc finger protein 329 isoform X2 — protein sequence MRLKIIAQNVPEEESVSFEVEMEGFTREGPCFPILGDNWDCENQERNSRQSPLIDEKTEAQEANCDHHNLGEHLSTNPALLASQRVPTTNSFHVPNSDIKTFDCDQTLHSCPQNYTFKGTGDDDACEKAIHPSMEVTQLVRNQTRDKPYKYAESIKSINHFTTALCDKKIKKRSKKFYKGKDFGDILALSSSLNEKRNHSTEKPYKCAECGKCFKRNSSLVLHHRTHTGEKPYTCNDCGKSFSKNYNLIVHRRIHTGEKPYKCSKCGKAFSDGSALTQHQRIHTGEKPYACLDCGKTFNRNSSLILHQRTHTGEKPYRCNECGKPFTDISHLTVHLRIHTGEKPYECSRCGKAFRDGSYLTQHERTHTGEKPFECVECGKSFNRNSHLIVHQKIHSGEKPYECKECGKTFIESAYLIRHQRIHTGEKPYGCNQCRKLFRNIAGLIRHQRIHTGERPYECNQCGKAFRDSSCLTKHQRIHTKETPYQCLKCGKSFRQNTHLVVHQRLHNREGPSQCPHCGKIFRRSWCLARHQRTHLEEQPTET from the coding sequence ATGAGACTGAAAATAATAGCTCAGAATGTTCCTGAAGAAGAAAGTGTTTCCTTTGAGGTAGAAATGGAAGGATTTACAAGAGAGGGTCCCTGCTTCCCCATTTTAGGCGACAATTGGGACTGTGAGAACCAGGAAAGAAATTCAAGGCAGTCTCCTTTAATTGATGAGAAAACAGAGGCTCAGGAAGCAAATTGTGACCATCATAATTTGGGGGAACATTTGAGTACAAACCCAGCCCTTCTAGCATCTCAGAGAGTTCCTACAACAAACAGCTTCCATGTTCCTAACTCAGATATTAAAACTTTTGATTGTGACCAAACCTTACATAGTTGCCCCCAGAATTATACATTTAAGGGAACTGGTGATGATGATGCTTGTGAAAAAGCCATCCATCCTTCCATGGAAGTCACTCAACTTGTAAGAAACCAAACGAGAGATAAACCCTATAAATACGCAGAAAGTATTAAATCTATAAACCACTTTACCACTGCCCTTtgtgataaaaaaattaaaaaaagaagcaagaaattttACAAAGGTAAAGACTTTGGGGACATCTTGGCCTTGAGCTCATCtcttaatgaaaaaagaaatcattctaCTGAGAAACCCTATAAATGTGCTGAATGTGGCAAATGCTTCAAACGGAACTCTTCTCTTGTTTTACACCATCGAACTCACACTGGTGAGAAACCTTATACCTGTAATGATTGTGGAAAATCATTCTCCAAGAACTACAACTTGATTGTACATCGAAGGattcacacaggagagaaaccctataaatGCAGTAAGTGTGGGAAAGCTTTCAGTGATGGATCAGCTCTGACACAACACCAGAGGATTCACACAGGTGAGAAGCCTTATGCATGTCTAGATTGTGGAAAAACTTTCAACAGAAATTCATCCCTGATTTTGCATCAAAGAACTCATACAGGGGAAAAACCATACagatgtaatgaatgtgggaaacCCTTCACTGACATCTCTCACCTTACTGTGCATCTCAGAATCCACACTGGTGAGAAGCCCTATGAGTGTAGCCGGTGTGGAAAGGCTTTCCGAGATGGCTcatacctcactcagcatgagaggacacacactggagagaagcctttTGAATGTGTAGAGTGTGGAAAATCCTTCAATCGCAACTCTCACCTCATTGTGCATCAGAAAATTCATTCTGgggagaaaccctatgaatgtaaagAGTGTGGAAAAACTTTCATTGAGAGTGCATATCTCATCAGGCATCAGAGGATTCACACTGGTGAGAAGCCTTATGGTTGTAACCAGTGTCGTAAACTCTTCAGGAACATCGCTGGACTTATCCGGCACCAGAGAATTCATACTGGTGAAAGGCCTTATGAgtgtaatcagtgtggtaaagctttTAGGGATAGCTCCTGTCTGACCAAACACCAGAGGATTCACACTAAGGAGACTCCGTACCAGTGTCTGAAGTGTGGAAAGTCCTTCAGGCAGAACACTCATCTGGTAGTACATCAGAGACTTCATAACAGAGAGGGTCCGAGCCAGTGTCCTCACTGTGGAAAAATATTTAGAAGGAGCTGGTGTCTTGCCCGACATCAGAGAACACACCTTGAAGAGCAGCCCACGGAAACATAG
- the Zfp329 gene encoding zinc finger protein 329 isoform X1 → MTVWNMRLKIIAQNVPEEESVSFEVEMEGFTREGPCFPILGDNWDCENQERNSRQSPLIDEKTEAQEANCDHHNLGEHLSTNPALLASQRVPTTNSFHVPNSDIKTFDCDQTLHSCPQNYTFKGTGDDDACEKAIHPSMEVTQLVRNQTRDKPYKYAESIKSINHFTTALCDKKIKKRSKKFYKGKDFGDILALSSSLNEKRNHSTEKPYKCAECGKCFKRNSSLVLHHRTHTGEKPYTCNDCGKSFSKNYNLIVHRRIHTGEKPYKCSKCGKAFSDGSALTQHQRIHTGEKPYACLDCGKTFNRNSSLILHQRTHTGEKPYRCNECGKPFTDISHLTVHLRIHTGEKPYECSRCGKAFRDGSYLTQHERTHTGEKPFECVECGKSFNRNSHLIVHQKIHSGEKPYECKECGKTFIESAYLIRHQRIHTGEKPYGCNQCRKLFRNIAGLIRHQRIHTGERPYECNQCGKAFRDSSCLTKHQRIHTKETPYQCLKCGKSFRQNTHLVVHQRLHNREGPSQCPHCGKIFRRSWCLARHQRTHLEEQPTET, encoded by the coding sequence tatgGAACATGAGACTGAAAATAATAGCTCAGAATGTTCCTGAAGAAGAAAGTGTTTCCTTTGAGGTAGAAATGGAAGGATTTACAAGAGAGGGTCCCTGCTTCCCCATTTTAGGCGACAATTGGGACTGTGAGAACCAGGAAAGAAATTCAAGGCAGTCTCCTTTAATTGATGAGAAAACAGAGGCTCAGGAAGCAAATTGTGACCATCATAATTTGGGGGAACATTTGAGTACAAACCCAGCCCTTCTAGCATCTCAGAGAGTTCCTACAACAAACAGCTTCCATGTTCCTAACTCAGATATTAAAACTTTTGATTGTGACCAAACCTTACATAGTTGCCCCCAGAATTATACATTTAAGGGAACTGGTGATGATGATGCTTGTGAAAAAGCCATCCATCCTTCCATGGAAGTCACTCAACTTGTAAGAAACCAAACGAGAGATAAACCCTATAAATACGCAGAAAGTATTAAATCTATAAACCACTTTACCACTGCCCTTtgtgataaaaaaattaaaaaaagaagcaagaaattttACAAAGGTAAAGACTTTGGGGACATCTTGGCCTTGAGCTCATCtcttaatgaaaaaagaaatcattctaCTGAGAAACCCTATAAATGTGCTGAATGTGGCAAATGCTTCAAACGGAACTCTTCTCTTGTTTTACACCATCGAACTCACACTGGTGAGAAACCTTATACCTGTAATGATTGTGGAAAATCATTCTCCAAGAACTACAACTTGATTGTACATCGAAGGattcacacaggagagaaaccctataaatGCAGTAAGTGTGGGAAAGCTTTCAGTGATGGATCAGCTCTGACACAACACCAGAGGATTCACACAGGTGAGAAGCCTTATGCATGTCTAGATTGTGGAAAAACTTTCAACAGAAATTCATCCCTGATTTTGCATCAAAGAACTCATACAGGGGAAAAACCATACagatgtaatgaatgtgggaaacCCTTCACTGACATCTCTCACCTTACTGTGCATCTCAGAATCCACACTGGTGAGAAGCCCTATGAGTGTAGCCGGTGTGGAAAGGCTTTCCGAGATGGCTcatacctcactcagcatgagaggacacacactggagagaagcctttTGAATGTGTAGAGTGTGGAAAATCCTTCAATCGCAACTCTCACCTCATTGTGCATCAGAAAATTCATTCTGgggagaaaccctatgaatgtaaagAGTGTGGAAAAACTTTCATTGAGAGTGCATATCTCATCAGGCATCAGAGGATTCACACTGGTGAGAAGCCTTATGGTTGTAACCAGTGTCGTAAACTCTTCAGGAACATCGCTGGACTTATCCGGCACCAGAGAATTCATACTGGTGAAAGGCCTTATGAgtgtaatcagtgtggtaaagctttTAGGGATAGCTCCTGTCTGACCAAACACCAGAGGATTCACACTAAGGAGACTCCGTACCAGTGTCTGAAGTGTGGAAAGTCCTTCAGGCAGAACACTCATCTGGTAGTACATCAGAGACTTCATAACAGAGAGGGTCCGAGCCAGTGTCCTCACTGTGGAAAAATATTTAGAAGGAGCTGGTGTCTTGCCCGACATCAGAGAACACACCTTGAAGAGCAGCCCACGGAAACATAG